The Skermanella pratensis genome has a window encoding:
- a CDS encoding IS256 family transposase, protein MTKDTMTLLLDQIQASTDGDFLRAIAAHTLQRLMEFEVDGLIGAGRHERSDERTTYRNGYRDRQLETRLGTLDLKIPKLRQGTYFPAFLEPRKTAEKALTAVIQEAWIQGVSTRKVDDLVQALGMTGISKSQVSALCQDIDTRVLSFLERPLDGEWPYLWLDATYIKVRQNGRIVSIAAIIATGVNQDGRREILGLGLGQSEAATFWIEFLRGLVRRGLKGVKLVISDAHEGLKAAITQVLSATWQRCRVHFMRSLLAHVPKSQQSVVSAAVRQVFVQPDRETAGQAWRHVADQLRPRFRKVAALLDDAEHDVLAYMDYPEPHRSKLHSTNPIERLNKEVKRRTNVVGIFPNEASVRRLVGAVLLEQNDEWQLQHRYLTLETMTGMAASDEAALAALTKT, encoded by the coding sequence ATGACCAAGGATACGATGACACTTCTGCTCGACCAGATCCAGGCCAGTACCGATGGCGACTTCCTGCGCGCCATCGCCGCTCACACGCTCCAGCGGCTGATGGAGTTCGAGGTCGACGGCCTGATCGGCGCCGGGCGCCATGAGCGCTCCGACGAGCGCACCACATACCGCAACGGCTATCGGGATCGTCAGCTGGAAACCCGGCTCGGCACGCTCGACCTGAAGATCCCGAAGCTGCGCCAGGGAACCTACTTTCCGGCCTTCCTGGAGCCCCGCAAGACCGCCGAGAAGGCGCTGACGGCCGTGATCCAGGAAGCGTGGATCCAGGGCGTGTCCACCCGCAAGGTCGATGACCTGGTCCAGGCGCTGGGCATGACCGGCATCTCCAAGTCGCAGGTCTCGGCGCTGTGCCAGGACATCGACACCCGCGTGCTGTCCTTCCTCGAGCGGCCGCTGGATGGCGAGTGGCCCTATCTCTGGCTCGATGCGACCTACATCAAGGTCCGCCAGAATGGCCGCATCGTGTCGATCGCGGCAATAATCGCCACCGGCGTCAACCAGGACGGCCGCCGCGAAATCCTCGGGCTCGGCCTGGGCCAGTCGGAAGCCGCCACCTTCTGGATCGAGTTTCTGCGTGGTCTGGTCCGTCGCGGCCTGAAGGGCGTGAAGCTGGTGATCTCCGACGCCCACGAAGGTCTCAAGGCGGCCATCACCCAGGTCCTGAGCGCCACCTGGCAGAGGTGCCGGGTGCATTTCATGAGATCGCTATTGGCCCATGTGCCGAAAAGCCAGCAGTCGGTCGTCTCGGCCGCTGTCCGGCAGGTCTTCGTCCAGCCCGATCGCGAGACTGCCGGACAGGCCTGGCGCCACGTCGCCGATCAGCTCCGCCCGCGCTTTCGCAAGGTCGCCGCCCTGCTCGACGATGCCGAACACGACGTGCTCGCCTACATGGACTATCCTGAACCCCATCGTAGCAAGTTGCACTCGACCAATCCGATCGAGCGCTTGAACAAGGAAGTCAAGCGCCGGACCAATGTCGTCGGCATCTTCCCGAACGAGGCCAGCGTTCGCAGGCTTGTTGGTGCTGTACTTCTCGAGCAGAATGACGAGTGGCAACTACAACATCGTTACCTGACGCTTGAGACCATGACCGGCATGGCCGCCAGTGATGAAGCGGCCCTCGCCGCGCTGACCAAGACCTGA
- the istA gene encoding IS21 family transposase, with the protein MTVPFGPVQGARRAAERSDMRRVKELLRLAHELGYSKRQIAQSIRMPKTTVGDYLARADAAGLRYADVAGMSEEAVEALLFQRAAPPEQRPMPDWAWVSAELGKRGVTLMLVWEEYRQQHRDGYSYSQFRRHFLDHTSAGVEPRMRREHAPGAACEVDYAGMTLTISTAEGPRQASVFVGCLPFSGYLYAEVTWTQTAEDWLASHVRMFTHLDGVVPKLVPDNLKTGITHASFYDPVVNRSYHELARHYGTGVVPTRVRRPRDKASAEKGVQVVETRVLAALRNRVFFTLDEANAAIRELVAAVNARPLTTDRTLTRRRLFEEREKPLLKPLPAEPFVIGRWFRYKLAPDYHVSIEGVAYSVPYRLIGKHVDVFCTVSLVSIFHKGERVAAHARQDGEPGRATVTLDEHRPPNHRAAVLLTPEAVRAEAAGLGGALGLLADRIFADADHPDQAARQVAGLLRLGRLHGTVALQAAATAALSANVRSYRFVQHLLTRGRIEAVEDAAGGLGAHANLRGPAYYH; encoded by the coding sequence ATGACTGTCCCCTTTGGTCCAGTCCAGGGGGCGAGGCGTGCCGCGGAAAGGTCAGACATGCGACGAGTGAAGGAACTTCTGAGGCTGGCCCACGAGCTGGGCTATTCGAAGCGGCAGATCGCGCAGTCGATCCGCATGCCGAAGACGACGGTGGGCGACTACCTGGCGCGAGCCGATGCTGCCGGGCTGCGCTACGCCGATGTCGCCGGGATGAGCGAGGAAGCGGTGGAGGCGCTGCTGTTTCAGCGGGCCGCTCCGCCCGAACAGCGGCCGATGCCGGACTGGGCGTGGGTCTCGGCCGAGCTTGGCAAGCGCGGCGTGACCCTGATGCTGGTCTGGGAAGAGTACCGCCAGCAGCACCGGGACGGCTACAGCTACAGCCAGTTCCGGCGCCACTTCCTGGACCACACCAGCGCCGGCGTCGAACCGCGGATGCGGCGGGAGCATGCCCCGGGGGCGGCGTGCGAGGTGGATTACGCCGGCATGACGCTGACCATCAGCACGGCCGAGGGGCCGCGCCAGGCCAGCGTCTTCGTCGGCTGCCTGCCGTTCTCCGGCTACCTCTACGCCGAGGTAACGTGGACCCAGACGGCCGAGGACTGGCTGGCCAGCCACGTCCGGATGTTCACCCACCTTGACGGCGTCGTGCCGAAACTCGTCCCGGACAATCTCAAGACCGGGATCACCCATGCCAGCTTCTACGATCCGGTGGTCAACCGCTCATATCACGAGCTGGCGCGCCATTACGGCACCGGTGTTGTTCCGACGCGGGTCCGTCGCCCAAGGGACAAGGCCAGCGCCGAGAAGGGCGTCCAGGTGGTCGAGACCAGGGTGCTGGCGGCGCTGCGCAATCGCGTATTCTTCACGCTGGACGAAGCCAACGCGGCGATCCGGGAGCTGGTCGCCGCAGTCAACGCGCGGCCGTTGACGACCGACAGGACGCTGACCCGGCGCAGGCTGTTCGAGGAGCGCGAGAAGCCGCTCCTGAAACCGCTGCCGGCCGAGCCCTTCGTGATCGGCCGCTGGTTCCGTTACAAACTGGCGCCCGATTATCACGTCAGCATCGAGGGAGTGGCGTACTCGGTGCCCTACCGGCTGATCGGCAAGCACGTCGATGTGTTCTGCACGGTCAGTCTGGTCAGCATCTTCCACAAGGGCGAGCGGGTTGCGGCCCATGCCCGGCAGGATGGCGAACCGGGGCGGGCGACGGTGACGCTCGACGAGCACCGGCCGCCCAATCACCGCGCCGCAGTGCTGCTGACGCCGGAGGCGGTCCGGGCGGAGGCTGCCGGCCTCGGCGGCGCGCTCGGGCTGCTGGCCGACAGGATCTTCGCCGATGCCGATCATCCCGACCAGGCCGCGCGTCAGGTCGCCGGCCTGCTGCGACTGGGCCGGCTGCACGGGACCGTGGCTCTGCAGGCCGCCGCAACGGCGGCACTGAGCGCCAACGTGCGCTCATACCGCTTCGTCCAGCACTTGCTGACCAGGGGCCGGATCGAGGCCGTGGAGGATGCCGCCGGCGGCCTTGGTGCCCATGCCAACCTGCGCGGCCCGGCCTACTACCACTGA
- a CDS encoding helix-turn-helix domain-containing protein: MHLEEQLAALDSGQAAALTAEERARLMTLGADVEALWHHPGATAETRKRILRTIIVEIVAKVVGETIELVIHWQGGDHTRLSVAKSRTGQHRWGADAETGDLIRALARQQPDAGIAAILNRAGRRTGKGNTWTEARVRTFRNAHGIAVYRAGEQAERGELTLEQTAERLKVSKMTVLRLIGSGTLQARQVCKGAPWAIPEAQLTGLEVRGVPSRRPVTQDPDQRTLDFQ, encoded by the coding sequence ATGCACCTGGAGGAACAGCTCGCGGCGCTCGACTCCGGCCAGGCGGCGGCGCTCACGGCGGAGGAGCGCGCCCGACTGATGACGCTCGGGGCCGACGTCGAAGCGCTGTGGCATCACCCCGGCGCCACGGCGGAGACGCGCAAGCGCATCCTGCGGACGATCATCGTCGAGATCGTGGCCAAGGTCGTGGGCGAGACCATCGAGCTGGTGATCCACTGGCAGGGTGGCGATCACACCCGCCTGAGCGTGGCGAAGAGCCGGACGGGCCAGCATCGGTGGGGAGCCGATGCCGAGACGGGTGACCTCATCCGGGCCCTGGCCCGGCAGCAGCCCGACGCGGGCATCGCCGCCATCCTGAACCGGGCCGGCCGGCGCACCGGCAAGGGCAACACGTGGACCGAGGCGCGGGTCCGCACCTTCCGTAACGCCCACGGGATTGCCGTCTACCGGGCTGGCGAACAGGCCGAGCGCGGCGAGCTGACCCTGGAGCAGACGGCGGAACGCCTGAAGGTCAGCAAGATGACGGTGCTCCGGCTGATCGGCAGCGGAACCCTCCAGGCGCGGCAGGTCTGCAAGGGGGCTCCCTGGGCCATCCCCGAGGCCCAACTGACGGGGCTGGAGGTCCGGGGCGTGCCGTCACGCCGTCCAGTAACACAAGATCCGGATCAGCGGACCCTTGACTTCCAATGA
- a CDS encoding ATP-binding protein: protein MSASDAIDTARLSLALGDLRLPAIKVIWPDFADRADKEGWPAARFLAALTEHEIAERSRRRIERHLDEARLPPGKTLESFEFEAVPMVGKAQVMALVAGDSWLEKGANLILFGPAGVAS, encoded by the coding sequence ATGAGTGCGAGCGATGCCATCGACACCGCCCGCCTGTCGCTGGCCCTGGGCGACCTGCGCCTGCCGGCCATCAAGGTGATCTGGCCGGACTTCGCCGACCGGGCCGACAAGGAAGGCTGGCCCGCCGCCCGGTTCCTGGCCGCCCTGACCGAGCACGAGATCGCCGAGCGCTCCCGCCGCCGGATCGAGCGTCATCTCGACGAGGCCAGGCTGCCTCCGGGCAAGACCCTGGAGAGCTTCGAGTTCGAGGCGGTCCCCATGGTCGGCAAGGCCCAGGTGATGGCCCTCGTCGCCGGCGACAGCTGGCTGGAAAAAGGCGCCAACCTGATCCTGTTCGGTCCGGCCGGTGTCGCGTCATGA
- the istA gene encoding IS21 family transposase produces MPGTHITDRQVSLYMKNRETNTPAVAAAKAGFSTSTAYRIEQDPRPPSQKILPRGRRRPDPLAGIWDSEVVPMLKAAPGLRSIAVFAEMRRRHPDLSEKVRRTLERRIRAWRAVNGPDQDVIFRQHHEPGKMGLSDFTDMGDAAVSVAGQSLDHRLFHFRLAYSGWQHAHVILGGESFVALAEGLQNALWSLGGAPADHRSDSLSAAFRNLDRNAAEDLTRRYEDLCRHYGMVPSRNNRGLAHENGSIESPHGHLKRAIDDALLLRASRDFPDLPDYRRFIDEVVGQQNARRAKAIEVERGTLKPLPPDRTADFEQTLVHVTSSGGFTLCKVFYTVPSRLIGHRLRVHLFDDRLDCFLGGTRVLTLARGRPRGNGRHGHVVDYRHVIHALRRKPMALLNLVYRDQLFPRRAFERTFEALLAAGSDRQACTTAVALLSLAHERGCEAELAEVLDADLEAGRLPDLPALRERFQRTGAPVTDVVVDLVPLSVYDELVHGAAA; encoded by the coding sequence TTGCCGGGCACACACATCACCGACCGCCAAGTGAGCCTTTACATGAAAAACCGAGAAACCAACACTCCCGCCGTCGCTGCGGCCAAAGCCGGGTTCAGCACGTCAACCGCCTACCGCATCGAGCAGGACCCCCGACCACCCTCGCAGAAGATCCTACCCCGCGGCCGGCGCCGCCCGGATCCGCTGGCCGGGATCTGGGACAGCGAGGTGGTGCCGATGCTCAAAGCCGCTCCGGGCCTGCGCTCGATCGCCGTGTTCGCCGAGATGCGCCGGCGGCATCCGGACCTGAGCGAGAAGGTCCGCCGAACGCTGGAGCGCCGCATCCGGGCCTGGCGAGCTGTCAACGGTCCGGACCAGGACGTCATCTTCCGGCAGCACCATGAGCCGGGCAAGATGGGCTTGTCGGACTTCACGGACATGGGCGACGCCGCCGTGTCCGTTGCCGGGCAGTCGCTCGATCACCGTCTCTTCCACTTCCGCCTGGCCTATTCCGGCTGGCAGCACGCTCATGTCATCCTGGGCGGCGAGAGCTTCGTCGCCCTGGCCGAAGGGCTGCAGAACGCGCTCTGGTCGCTCGGCGGGGCGCCGGCGGACCATCGCAGCGACAGCCTGTCGGCGGCGTTCCGCAACCTGGACCGGAATGCCGCCGAGGACCTGACCCGCCGCTACGAGGATCTGTGCCGCCATTACGGCATGGTGCCGAGCCGCAACAACCGCGGCCTCGCCCACGAGAACGGCTCCATCGAGAGCCCGCACGGCCATCTCAAGCGCGCCATCGACGATGCGCTGCTGCTCCGCGCCAGCCGGGACTTCCCCGACCTGCCGGACTACCGCCGCTTCATCGACGAGGTGGTCGGCCAGCAGAACGCCCGCCGGGCCAAGGCGATCGAGGTGGAGCGCGGCACCCTCAAACCATTGCCGCCCGACAGGACCGCCGACTTCGAGCAGACCCTCGTCCACGTCACCTCCAGTGGCGGCTTCACCCTGTGCAAGGTGTTCTACACCGTGCCCTCCCGGCTGATCGGCCACCGCCTGCGGGTCCACCTGTTCGACGATCGCCTGGACTGCTTCCTGGGCGGCACGCGCGTCCTCACCCTGGCCCGTGGCCGTCCGCGCGGCAACGGCCGGCACGGCCATGTCGTCGATTACCGTCACGTCATCCATGCCCTGCGGCGCAAGCCGATGGCCCTGCTCAACCTCGTCTACCGGGACCAGCTGTTCCCCCGCCGGGCCTTCGAGCGCACCTTCGAGGCGCTGCTCGCCGCCGGCAGTGACCGCCAGGCCTGCACCACGGCCGTCGCCCTGCTGTCGCTGGCCCACGAGCGCGGCTGCGAGGCCGAACTGGCCGAGGTCCTCGATGCCGACCTGGAAGCGGGACGGCTGCCCGACCTTCCGGCCCTGCGCGAACGCTTCCAGCGCACCGGGGCGCCGGTCACCGATGTCGTCGTCGATCTCGTGCCGCTGAGCGTCTATGACGAACTCGTGCATGGAGCCGCGGCATGA
- a CDS encoding antitoxin MazE family protein yields MTATPKSSREKTRAKVRTHREKLRAQGLRPIQIWVPDVRSPEFAAEAHRQSLLVSQSPQEAEDMAWVEAVSLPIWDEEE; encoded by the coding sequence ATGACAGCAACCCCAAAGTCATCCAGGGAGAAGACCAGGGCCAAGGTCCGCACCCACCGGGAAAAGCTGCGAGCACAGGGTTTGCGGCCGATCCAGATATGGGTTCCGGATGTCCGGTCGCCGGAGTTCGCCGCCGAGGCACACCGGCAGTCGCTCCTCGTCAGCCAGAGCCCTCAAGAAGCCGAGGATATGGCATGGGTCGAAGCCGTGTCGCTGCCGATCTGGGATGAGGAAGAGTGA
- a CDS encoding type II toxin-antitoxin system PemK/MazF family toxin: MNVVPAAKRGEVWTVSGGPDYARKPRPAVILQDDRFDTLRSITVCGFTSTGTDAPLFRLTVDPSETNGLAKPSEIMVDKIMTVPRAKLGQRVGRLSDADMVRLNRAVIVFLGLAG, from the coding sequence GTGAACGTCGTCCCTGCGGCCAAACGGGGTGAGGTCTGGACGGTGTCCGGCGGCCCCGATTACGCCAGGAAGCCGAGACCGGCGGTCATCCTCCAGGACGACCGTTTCGACACCCTACGATCCATCACCGTCTGCGGCTTCACCTCCACAGGCACCGATGCCCCGCTATTCCGCCTCACGGTCGATCCCAGCGAGACCAATGGACTGGCGAAGCCCAGCGAGATCATGGTCGATAAGATCATGACGGTGCCCCGGGCGAAACTTGGTCAGCGAGTCGGTCGCCTGAGCGACGCCGACATGGTGCGGCTCAACCGGGCGGTGATCGTTTTCCTCGGGTTGGCCGGCTAG
- a CDS encoding recombinase family protein: protein MKAGGASLRQIADGLNRCGVPAPRGGEWSAIAGKRILDRQVRQTVASA from the coding sequence ATGAAAGCAGGTGGTGCGTCGCTGCGCCAAATCGCTGACGGGTTGAACCGATGTGGCGTTCCCGCCCCACGCGGCGGGGAATGGAGTGCTATTGCCGGCAAGCGGATCTTGGACCGGCAGGTGCGACAAACGGTAGCCTCGGCGTAA
- a CDS encoding HEAT repeat domain-containing protein — protein MLPAKPAPQHLRVFLASPGDVADERALVRRLLKEELPYDPFLRSRVTFDIVSWDDPAAPTPMPAHLTPHEAVIQFETKPSECDIVIVVLWSRLGTHLDLTRFQKANGEPYLSGTEWEYEDACKGKADILIYARTEEPKVGLKASDLTEQQRQYQLVGQFCERISMKPDGSFRGSVTPYDTPTAFKERLASDLKRILRKRLDKSDTGPTGPVEPDWPTSPYPGLRPFTLEEAPIFFGRGREVDALIARLRDPAQRFLAVVGASGTGKSSLVYAGLIPRLQDGAIEGSQDWRVVTCTPGEAGDNPFLALAYGLVRLLPALAHKPPIRIATALNEEPQRISEYAVAPAGGAVLLFVDQLEELFTHAAILQRESFGALLAHAAAQPHLRVVATLRADFLPQCAVLPDLAQLLQAPAALYLLAPPGLVALADMIRKPAERAGLVLEDGLADEVLEDAGTDPGTLPLMAFCLDELYRKTSPDQRLTIDAYNALGRLRGVISRRAAELLEDLSTTWGVDLDAALPGIFQALVHVDAAGTPTRQRMFLGDPDKVDQARMIINKLVEGRLLVAEGAGVTLAHEALISEWPALHEWLDYNRNELQRVQRLITALGALGNSDTEVRRSAAKALGQMGPAAVGAVPALITALGDADMEVRRSAAEALGRIGPAAVEAVPALIIALGDVNLEICQRAAETLGQIGSAAAEAVPALITALGNANLEVRRSATEALGQIGPATTEAVPALITALGHANLEIRQRATQALRQIGLTAVPALITALSNAARLVCHRAAEILGQLGPAAVPALITALGNANLEIRQHAAEVLGRIGPAAAEVVPALITALSDADIEVRRSAAEALGRIGSAAAEAVPALITALSDSDIEVRRSAAEALRRIGLAAVPALITALSDADIEVRRSAAEVLGRIGPTAAEAVPALITALGNANLEIHRNVTEALGRIGPATAEAVPALIIALGNADKEVCRSAAEALGRIGSAAVKAVPALIIALGNANKEIRWGAAWALGQIGPATTEAVSALIIALGDTDMEVRRSAAGTLRRIGPAAAEAVPALITALGDTDMEVRRSAAGALGQIGPAAPEAVPTLITALGDAAWLVRHRAAEALGRIGLAAVPALITALSDGDIEVRRSAAEALGSIGSTAEAVPALITALGDADKEVRWSAAEALGLIGPAAAEAVPALITALGDADKEVRWSAAEALGRIGPAAVEAVPALIIALGDANLEIRQHAAEALGRIGPATAEAVPALIIALGNANLEVRRSATEALGQIGSAAVKAMPALITALGDANKEIRWGAAWTLGQIGPAAAEAVPALITALGDADLTVRVAAAWALAQTEPWAEILSKKAVSVLITAFSEANEEVRRGVAWALGEIGPVAVEAVPTLKIALQDPNQEVVNAAQEALKRIQSASRAVNST, from the coding sequence ATGCTTCCTGCGAAGCCGGCGCCACAGCACCTGCGCGTCTTTCTCGCTTCGCCCGGCGATGTGGCCGACGAGCGCGCCTTGGTTCGCCGTCTGCTTAAAGAAGAACTGCCCTATGATCCGTTCCTGCGCAGTCGTGTGACGTTCGACATCGTGAGCTGGGATGATCCGGCGGCACCGACACCAATGCCAGCCCATCTCACACCCCACGAAGCGGTGATCCAGTTCGAGACCAAGCCCTCGGAATGCGACATCGTCATCGTTGTGCTTTGGTCCCGGCTCGGGACACATCTCGATCTGACCAGATTCCAGAAAGCCAACGGCGAGCCCTACCTATCCGGGACCGAATGGGAATACGAGGACGCCTGCAAGGGCAAGGCGGACATCCTCATCTATGCGCGGACAGAAGAGCCCAAGGTCGGTCTAAAGGCCTCGGACTTGACGGAGCAGCAGCGGCAATATCAATTGGTTGGGCAGTTCTGCGAGCGCATTTCCATGAAACCGGATGGTTCATTCCGAGGAAGCGTGACGCCCTACGACACACCGACAGCTTTCAAAGAACGGCTCGCCTCTGACCTGAAACGCATTCTCCGCAAGCGTCTTGATAAGAGCGATACGGGACCGACTGGGCCGGTGGAGCCGGACTGGCCTACTTCACCCTACCCTGGATTGCGGCCCTTCACGCTGGAGGAAGCCCCGATCTTCTTTGGACGCGGGCGCGAGGTCGATGCCCTAATCGCGCGTTTGCGCGATCCGGCCCAGCGGTTTCTGGCGGTGGTCGGCGCCTCCGGCACCGGCAAATCGTCCCTCGTCTACGCCGGCCTGATCCCGCGCCTTCAAGATGGTGCTATTGAAGGCAGTCAGGACTGGCGCGTGGTCACCTGCACACCGGGGGAGGCCGGCGACAATCCCTTCCTCGCATTGGCCTACGGACTGGTCCGTTTGCTGCCAGCGCTGGCCCATAAACCACCCATCAGGATTGCAACAGCCCTCAATGAGGAGCCACAACGCATTTCGGAATATGCCGTCGCTCCGGCCGGCGGTGCGGTCCTACTGTTCGTGGATCAGCTGGAAGAGCTGTTCACGCACGCCGCGATCCTGCAACGTGAGTCTTTCGGTGCGCTGCTGGCACATGCCGCCGCCCAGCCGCATCTGAGGGTTGTGGCTACGCTGCGGGCGGATTTTCTGCCTCAGTGCGCCGTCCTGCCAGATCTCGCCCAGCTGCTTCAAGCTCCCGCGGCACTTTACCTACTGGCGCCGCCCGGGCTAGTCGCGCTCGCCGACATGATCCGCAAGCCGGCTGAACGCGCGGGACTGGTTCTTGAGGATGGCTTGGCAGATGAGGTCCTCGAGGACGCTGGCACTGATCCAGGGACGCTTCCTTTGATGGCGTTCTGCCTGGATGAGCTATACCGGAAGACCTCCCCTGATCAGCGGCTAACCATAGACGCTTACAACGCCCTTGGCCGACTGCGCGGTGTGATCAGTCGCCGTGCTGCTGAACTCCTAGAAGATCTTAGCACAACCTGGGGTGTAGATCTTGATGCCGCATTGCCGGGAATATTCCAAGCTTTGGTCCACGTCGATGCTGCCGGCACACCGACACGCCAGCGGATGTTTTTGGGTGACCCGGACAAAGTAGACCAAGCACGAATGATCATCAATAAGTTGGTTGAGGGGCGCTTGCTGGTTGCTGAGGGTGCTGGCGTCACGCTGGCTCACGAAGCTCTTATCTCGGAGTGGCCGGCACTGCACGAGTGGCTGGACTACAATCGAAACGAATTGCAGCGAGTCCAAAGGTTGATCACCGCCCTCGGGGCTCTCGGAAATTCCGACACGGAAGTCCGCCGGAGCGCCGCTAAGGCCTTGGGACAGATGGGACCGGCGGCCGTCGGAGCGGTGCCAGCACTGATCACCGCGTTGGGTGATGCTGACATGGAAGTTCGCCGGAGCGCCGCCGAAGCCCTGGGGCGTATCGGGCCGGCAGCGGTCGAGGCGGTGCCGGCGCTGATCATCGCGTTGGGCGATGTCAACTTGGAAATCTGCCAGCGTGCCGCTGAAACCCTGGGGCAAATCGGATCGGCGGCAGCCGAGGCTGTACCGGCGCTGATCACCGCGCTGGGCAATGCCAATCTGGAAGTTCGCCGGAGCGCCACCGAAGCCTTGGGGCAGATCGGACCAGCGACAACCGAGGCGGTGCCAGCGCTGATTACCGCGCTGGGCCATGCCAACCTAGAAATACGCCAACGCGCCACCCAGGCCCTGCGGCAAATCGGGCTAACGGCAGTGCCGGCGCTGATCACCGCCCTTAGCAATGCCGCTCGACTGGTCTGCCACCGCGCTGCCGAGATCCTGGGGCAACTCGGACCGGCAGCGGTGCCGGCGCTGATCACCGCGTTGGGCAACGCCAACCTGGAAATCCGCCAGCACGCCGCCGAGGTCTTGGGGCGCATCGGGCCGGCGGCGGCCGAAGTGGTGCCAGCGCTGATCACCGCCCTCAGCGATGCCGACATAGAGGTCCGCCGGAGCGCCGCCGAGGCCTTGGGACGTATCGGGTCGGCGGCGGCCGAGGCGGTGCCAGCGCTGATCACCGCCCTCAGCGATTCCGACATAGAGGTCCGCCGGAGCGCCGCCGAGGCCCTGAGGCGGATCGGGTTGGCGGCGGTGCCGGCGCTGATCACCGCCCTCAGCGATGCCGACATAGAGGTCCGCCGGAGCGCCGCCGAGGTCTTGGGGCGCATCGGGCCGACGGCGGCCGAAGCGGTGCCGGCGCTGATCACCGCGCTGGGCAATGCCAACCTGGAAATCCACCGGAACGTCACCGAGGCCCTGGGACGTATCGGGCCGGCGACGGCCGAAGCGGTGCCAGCGCTGATCATCGCGCTGGGCAATGCCGACAAGGAGGTTTGTCGGAGCGCTGCTGAGGCCTTAGGGCGTATCGGGTCGGCGGCGGTCAAGGCGGTGCCGGCGCTGATCATCGCGTTGGGCAATGCCAACAAGGAGATTCGCTGGGGCGCCGCCTGGGCCCTCGGGCAAATTGGGCCGGCGACTACTGAGGCGGTGTCGGCGCTGATCATCGCCCTCGGCGATACCGATATGGAGGTGCGCCGGAGCGCCGCCGGGACCCTGAGGCGTATCGGGCCGGCGGCGGCTGAGGCAGTGCCGGCGCTGATCACCGCCCTCGGCGATACCGATATGGAGGTGCGCCGGAGCGCCGCTGGAGCCCTGGGGCAAATCGGGCCGGCGGCGCCCGAAGCGGTGCCGACGCTGATCACCGCCCTCGGCGATGCCGCTTGGCTGGTCCGCCACCGCGCCGCCGAGGCCTTGGGACGTATCGGGCTAGCGGCGGTACCTGCGCTGATCACCGCCCTCAGCGATGGCGACATAGAAGTCCGCCGGAGCGCCGCCGAGGCCTTGGGGTCGATTGGGTCGACGGCCGAAGCTGTACCTGCGCTGATCACCGCGCTGGGCGATGCCGACAAGGAAGTTCGCTGGAGCGCCGCCGAGGCCTTGGGGCTTATTGGGCCGGCGGCGGCCGAAGCGGTGCCAGCGCTGATCACCGCGCTGGGCGATGCCGACAAGGAAGTTCGCTGGAGCGCCGCCGAGGCCTTGGGACGTATCGGGCCGGCGGCTGTCGAGGCGGTGCCAGCGCTGATCATTGCATTGGGCGATGCCAACCTGGAAATCCGCCAGCACGCCGCTGAGGCCTTGGGACGTATCGGGCCGGCGACGGCCGAAGCGGTGCCGGCGCTGATCATCGCGCTGGGCAATGCCAATCTGGAAGTCCGCCGGAGCGCCACCGAGGCCTTGGGGCAAATCGGGTCGGCGGCGGTCAAGGCGATGCCGGCGCTGATCACCGCGCTGGGCGATGCCAACAAGGAGATTCGCTGGGGGGCCGCCTGGACCCTGGGGCAAATCGGGCCGGCGGCGGCCGAGGCTGTACCGGCACTGATCACCGCGCTGGGCGATGCCGACCTGACGGTCCGCGTGGCCGCCGCCTGGGCCCTGGCGCAGACCGAGCCGTGGGCCGAGATCCTGTCAAAAAAGGCCGTGTCAGTTTTAATCACTGCGTTCAGTGAAGCCAATGAGGAGGTTCGCCGGGGCGTCGCTTGGGCCCTAGGGGAGATCGGGCCGGTGGCGGTCGAGGCGGTGCCGACGCTCAAGATCGCTCTTCAGGACCCTAATCAAGAGGTTGTCAACGCGGCCCAGGAAGCTCTTAAGCGGATCCAATCGGCATCACGGGCGGTGAACTCCACCTAA